The window AGCTCACCGACCATGCCACCGAACCCTCTTGAGACTTAGAGGGAGCTCTTGGAAGCGGCCTTCGCGGCAGCCTTCGCAGCGGCCTTCGCGGCAGCCTTCGCGGCAGCCTTGGCAGCGGCCTTGGCAGCGATCTTCGCCATGGTAATCACTCCTCTTCCGGGTTTTGCTGAACCAGTTTCCCGAGCCTGTTGGATCGGTACGCAGAGATTTGCCGACCAGGCCACCCGGTGTCAATAGCGTCGGGAGAACTGCCCGGTGCCGGCCGATGGCAGCTCTTTGCCGTCAATTATTGTCACCGGCACTGACTAGCCGAAACGTTTCCGGCGGCCCGATCATATGGGCGGACGAACGCGGGAAGAGGAGTCAGTTTCTGTGGAGAAGAGCGCGAATCTCTGCTGGGGCCAGCGCTACCACTGGCTCCGGTACCAGCACGTACCCGCCGGGGCCCGGCACGACGCACACATCGTCGCCAACTGCCCCCTGCCGGAGGGCATCTCGGTCGCCGATCTGCGCGCCGCGATCAACCACCTGGTCCGCCGGCACGAGGCGCTGCGTACCGTCATCCTCGCCGATCCGGCCGGTTGGCCGCAGCAGCGGGTCCAACCGCCCGCGCCACTGCCGGTACGGCTGGTGTCGACCGAGTCGGACGGCACCCCGGCCCCGGCCGCGGTGGTCGCGGAGCTGACCGTCGCCGACTTTGACCTGACCCGGGACTGGCCGATCCGGGCCTGCGTGGTCACCACCGGTGGCCGGCCCCGGCGCCTCGTGGTGGTGCTCAACCACATCGCCTTCGACGACTGGAGCCTGAACACCTTCCGTCGCGAGTTCGAGGCGATGCTCGCCGCGATCACCGCCCGCCGCCGGGCGGTGTTGCCGCCGGTGGCGCACCAGCCGGTGGACCTCGCCCGGCAGGAGTCGAACCGCGACGCCGCAGCGAACGCCGCCGAGCTGGCGCACTGGCGCCGGGAGATCGAGCGGCTCCCGGCGGACGTCTTCGCCTCCCGGCGGTCCACCGCCGCCGGGCCGGGCACCGCGTTCAGCGCGTCGATCACCTCACCGGGGCTGCTGACGGCGAGCCGGGAGATCGCGGCACGGCACGGCTGCTGGCCGTCGGCCGTCCACCTGGCCTGCTACGCGATACTCACCGCCGGCTACACCGGCGAGGCGTCGGTCCCGTTCAGCTGGCTCACCAGCCACCGTGAGGCCAGCCAGCACATGTCCGTGATGACGTGCATGTTCTCCCCGACGGTGGTTTCCGTGCAGCTGGCCGACGATCCGCCGTTCAGCGAGTTGCTGCGCCGCACGGCGGACCGGGTGGAGCAGGCGCAGCGGCACGCCTACGTGCCGTACGACGAGATCGCCGAGCTGATCGCGGCCGAGAGCTTCCGTCGCGGCCAGCCGGTGCGGATCGCCTCGGAGGTGAACTTCCTGAGTTACGCCCCGCGCTCCTGCGGGGCTCGCCGGGACCGGTTCGCCTGGAACACCCCGCCGGCGGCCTGGGCGCAGGCCGGTTCGGACAGCTACCTCGGAATCTACGAGTGGCGCGACGGGGTGACGGTGGCCCTGCACGCCCAGTCGGCGGTGCTGCCCGCCGAGGCGGTGGAGCGGTTCCTGCGCGGTCATGTCCGGCTGATCGAGGCGCACCGCGACCCCTCGGTGGACCTGCGGGTCAGCGAGGCAGCCCGGGAGCTGGGATTCGCCCCGCCGGCCCGCCGCGAACTGGTCCGGGTCGGGTCGGACGCGGT is drawn from Micromonospora sp. NBC_01740 and contains these coding sequences:
- a CDS encoding condensation domain-containing protein encodes the protein MEKSANLCWGQRYHWLRYQHVPAGARHDAHIVANCPLPEGISVADLRAAINHLVRRHEALRTVILADPAGWPQQRVQPPAPLPVRLVSTESDGTPAPAAVVAELTVADFDLTRDWPIRACVVTTGGRPRRLVVVLNHIAFDDWSLNTFRREFEAMLAAITARRRAVLPPVAHQPVDLARQESNRDAAANAAELAHWRREIERLPADVFASRRSTAAGPGTAFSASITSPGLLTASREIAARHGCWPSAVHLACYAILTAGYTGEASVPFSWLTSHREASQHMSVMTCMFSPTVVSVQLADDPPFSELLRRTADRVEQAQRHAYVPYDEIAELIAAESFRRGQPVRIASEVNFLSYAPRSCGARRDRFAWNTPPAAWAQAGSDSYLGIYEWRDGVTVALHAQSAVLPAEAVERFLRGHVRLIEAHRDPSVDLRVSEAARELGFAPPARRELVRVGSDAVCVEATRAALRSHPAVVDARVQVRTGELVARVRTRAPLTPAELRTHVLGTMYDRPAVRCPDRLELVDAGDGDVDTDAHADLDRPATAAGGRSPGPAEELLTEVVALVNELAAVDGSDSYTAAGGRALRVPRTLSALRERGWVGISPDQLASARPLRALAARLTRVG